In one Bradyrhizobium sp. 4 genomic region, the following are encoded:
- the lspA gene encoding signal peptidase II: protein MTPLRAGILAALVTLVADQASKLWLLNVFDLARRGAVSVTPFFDLVLAWNIGISFGWLQNDGQAAQMALMAVKVLAVVALAIWMARSHTLLATIALGLIIGGAIGNGIDRLAYGAVVDFALFHINIGGNTYNWYVFNLADVAIVAGVAALLYDSFLGVPAAKAP from the coding sequence ATGACCCCGCTCCGCGCGGGCATCCTCGCGGCCCTGGTCACGCTCGTGGCCGACCAGGCCTCAAAGCTCTGGCTGCTGAACGTGTTCGACCTTGCCCGTCGCGGCGCGGTGAGCGTGACGCCGTTCTTCGACCTGGTACTGGCCTGGAACATCGGGATCAGCTTCGGCTGGCTCCAGAACGACGGTCAGGCTGCGCAAATGGCGCTGATGGCCGTGAAGGTCCTCGCGGTGGTTGCGCTGGCGATCTGGATGGCCCGCTCCCACACCCTGCTGGCAACCATCGCGCTCGGCCTGATCATTGGCGGCGCCATCGGCAATGGGATCGATCGCCTCGCCTATGGCGCGGTGGTCGATTTCGCGCTGTTTCACATCAATATCGGCGGAAATACCTATAATTGGTACGTGTTCAACCTCGCGGACGTGGCCATCGTTGCTGGCGTGGCGGCGCTATTGTATGATTCCTTCCTGGGGGTACCCGCCGCAAAAGCGCCCTGA